One window from the genome of Bufo bufo chromosome 4, aBufBuf1.1, whole genome shotgun sequence encodes:
- the LOC120997855 gene encoding uncharacterized protein LOC120997855: MREVANSAKNANLGMNVPCVAGAMGLADVLEGVDKGGGIVLQKGQTPVRVERMVGHLNRYPNQELAEFLYSGFKFGFHIPSHPLPVLEKRKNLRSALQFPDIVTGKLAKEVSLGRMDGPFVTSPISNLRVSPLGLIPKKEPNKFRLIHHLSFPKGASVNEGIDPELCSVVYASFDAAVEWVRKLGPGTLLAKCDIEAAFRLLPVHPDSLYLLGCFWNGAYFVDRCLPMGCSISCAYFERFSSFLEWVVVQESGCHSVIHYLDDFLCLGPGGSRVCSLLLSTLQSVFECFGVPLAVDKTVGPATELSFLGIVIDTQRMECRLPVDKVSDLRTEVAAALTAKKIRLRDLQSLLGKLNFACRILPMGRIFSRRLASATGGVVSPHHFIRLGSELKGDLKVWDSFLKQFNGRALVMGGVVDAFDFELFTDAAGGAGFGAYCEGQWCAGRWPESWVRKGWVKNVALLELFPIVLAVTLWGEKFRHKKVRFHCDNLGVVQAINSVTASSPPVICLLQQLVLRCLSLNAWVFAVHVPGSSNCIADALSRFQWERFRQLAPEASQVGLVCPESLWEILEVMPRY; the protein is encoded by the exons atgaggGAAGTTGCAAATTCGGCCAAAAATGCAAATTTAGGCATGAATGTTCcgtgtgtggcgggggccatggggctagcagatgttttagagggggtagacaaagggggggggatagTTTTGCAAAAGGGGCAGACCCCAGTGCGAGTGGAAAGGATGGTGGGGCATCTAAATAGATATCCGAACCAGGAGTTAGCTGAATTTTTGTATTCAGGGTTTAAGTTCGGTTTTCATATACCTTCACACCCGTTACCAGTCTTAGAGAAGCGGAAGAATTTGCGCTCGGCATTGCAGTTCCCGGACATAGTGACAGGAAAGTTAGCTAAAGAGGTTTCCCTAGGGAGGATGGATGGTCCGTTTGTTACATCACCCATCAGTAACTTGCGAGTTTCCCCTTTGGGTTTGAtccctaagaaggagcctaataAATTTAGGCTCATCCACCATTTATCATTCCCtaagggtgcgtcggtcaatgagggcatTGACCCGGAACTTTGTTCTGTGGTTTATGcttcctttgatgcggctgtggaaTGGGTAAGGAAGCTGGGTCCGGGTACCCTGTTGGCAAAATGTGACATTGAAGCGGCATTTCGGTTGTTGCCAGTTCACCCGGATAGTTTGTATTTACTGGGTTGTTTTTGGAATGGCgcatattttgtggataggtgtttgccaatgggctgTTCAATATCGTGTGCATATTTTGAGCGTTTTAGTTCTTTTCTGGAGTGGGTGGTGGTTCAGGAATCAGGTTGTCACTCTgtcattcattatttggatgatttcctgTGTTTGGGGCCGGGGGGATCTAGGGTTTGTTCGTTGTTGTTATCCACATTACAGTCTGTTTTTGAGTGTTTTGGAGTCCCGTTAGCggtggacaaaacggtggggccgGCTACTGAGCTAAGCTTTTTGGGTATTGTCATAGATACAcagcggatggagtgtaggctaccAGTAGACAAAGTGTCAGATTTAAGAACAGAGGTGGCGGCGGCATTGACAGCAAAAAAGATTCGTCTGCGGGACCTGCAGTCTTTGTTGGGCAAATTAAATTTTGCATGCAGAATCCTACCTATGGGCCGCATTTTTAGTAGGAGGTTGGCTTCGGCGACAGGAGGGGTGGTGTCTCCCCACCATTTTATTAGACTAGGCAGTGAGTTGAAAGGGGATTTGAAAGTTTGGGATTCCTTTTTAAAACAGTTTAATGGCAGAGCATTAGTTATGGGGGGGGTGGTTGATGCGTTTGATTTCGAATTGTTTACGGATGCTGCGGGTGGAGCGGGTTTTGGGGCGTACTGTgaagggcagtggtgtgcgggtcggTGGCCTGAGTCCTGGGTACGAAAAGGGTGGGTAAAAAACGTGGCATTGTTGGAACTCTTCCCCATTGTGTTGGCAGTCACGCTCTGGGGGGAGAAGTTTCGGCACAAGAAGGTTCGTttccattgtgacaacttgggagTTGTGCAAGCCATCAACAGTGTAACGGCTTCTTCCCCCCCAGTTATTTGCCTATTGCAGCAGTTGGTTCTCCGGTGCTTGTCCCTTAATGCTTGGGTGTTTGCGGTGCATGTGCCTGGTTCCTCTAACTGTATAGCTGACgcactttctcgttttcagtgggagcggtttcgccAGCTGGCCCCGGAGGCGAGTCAGGTCGGATTGGTGTGTCCAGAGTCGTTGTGGGAGATCCTGGAG GTGATGCCCCGTTATTAG